The proteins below are encoded in one region of Erinaceus europaeus chromosome 15, mEriEur2.1, whole genome shotgun sequence:
- the ZNF394 gene encoding zinc finger protein 394, which produces MSSVSPASPGGGVEPGAWMVSSPPLPDGPLTVKVEQDPPGGQEPEPGPARGCPHDPETFRLHFRRLRYQEVAGPEEALSRLRELCRRWLRPELHSKEQILELLVLEQFLSILPRELQAWVRQRSPGSAEEAAAAVRALRSALDGTPLPGLVMVENMAVSLAWAEWERKDTAQRDGETVPKLSPSLRNNISPSLETRTENKELVPKQEIVEVEEQGQLQAGLPHLSPPSADTHKDRSERQPGNPLSLKLEHCPEEQGGLTSISDFTNGSSEEGNSKNRELGCYTCSSSFLFSQHTQTPPRPSHGAQHGDSCQRSVQVGAQHLSSPCRPVSSEDSPRGPGLRESPCQGPEARPYRCDSCGKSFKQRYDLFKHQRTHTGEKPYGCQECGRRFSQSATLVKHQRTHTGEKPYTCSKCGDSFRQSSHLKRHQRVHVREKHYRCDQCGETCRPAHRARHQRLHSGERPYACEDCEKSFKRFSDLSKHQRTHTGEKPYGCAICGKRFSQSATLITHQRTHTGERPYKCLECGESFRQSPHLSRHQRVHRNKLPSV; this is translated from the exons ATGAGCTCGGTGTCGCCTGCCAGCCCCGGCGGCGGCGTGGAGCCGGGAGCCTGGATGGTGTCCTCGCCGCCGCTGCCGGATGGACCGCTGACGGTGAAAGTGGAGCAGGACCCTCCCGGCGGCCAGGAACCAgagcccggcccggcccgcggCTGTCCGCACGACCCCGAGACCTTCCGGCTGCACTTCAGGAGGCTCCGCTACCAGGAGGTGGCGGGGCCCGAGGAGGCGCTGAGCCGGCTGCGAGAGCTCTGCCGCCGCTGGCTGCGGCCCGAGCTGCACTCGAAGGAGCAGATCCTGGAGCTGCTGGTGCTGGAGCAGTTCCTGAGCATCCTGCCCCGCGAGCTGCAGGCGTGGGTGCGGCAGCGCAGCCCGGGGAGCGCGGAGGAGGCGGCGGCCGCCGTGCGCGCTCTGCGGTCCGCGCTGGACGGGACCCCGCTGCCG GGTCTGGTGATGGTGGAGAATATGGCTGTGTCGCTAGCCTGGGCAGAGTGGGAGCGAAAGGACACAGCTCAGCGGGATGGAGAGACTGTCCCCAaactctccccctccctgagaaATAACATCTCTCCAA GTTTGGAAACCAGAACTGAGAACAAAGAGTTGGTTCCAAAGCAAGAAATCGTCGAAGTCGAGGAGCAGGGGCAGCTACAGGCAGGGCTGCCTCACCTGTCCCCCCCCTCTGCAGACACCCACAAGGACAGATCAGAGAGGCAGCCAGGAAACCCCTTGTCCCTAAAACTCGAACATTGTCCTGAGGAGCAAGGAGGACTCACCAGCATCTCAGACTTCACCAATGGTTCCTCAGAGGAGGGAAACTCCAAAAATAGGGAACTGGGGTGTTACACCTGCAGTTCCAGTTTCCTCTTTTctcaacacacacagacaccaccGAGACCCAGTCATGGTGCCCAGCATGGGGACAGCTGCCAACGGAGTGTGCAAGTTGGGGCACAGCACCTGTCAAgcccctgcagacctgtctccAGTGAGGACAGCCCCCGGGGGCCAGGCCTGCGTGAGTCCCCCTGCCAGGGCCCAGAAGCCAGGCCTTACAGGTGCGACAGCTGCGGGAAGAGCTTCAAACAGCGCTACGACCTCTTCAAACACCAGCGCACTCACACCGGGGAGAAGCCCTACGGATGCCAGGAGTGTGGGAGGCGCTTCAGCCAGAGCGCCACCCTGGTGAAGCACCAGAGGACACACACGGGTGAGAAGCCCTACACCTGCTCCAAGTGCGGTGACAGCTTCCGCCAGAGCTCGCACCTCAAGCGACACCAGCGGGTTCATGTCCGAGAGAAGCACTACAGGTGCGACCAGTGTGGGGAGACCTGCCGGCCGGCCCACCGTGCCAGGCACCAGAGACTGCACAGCGGAGAGAGACCCTACGCCTGCGAGGACTGCGAGAAGAGCTTCAAGCGCTTCTCTGACCTCTCCAAGCACCAGCGCACCCACACCGGGGAGAAGCCCTACGGCTGCGCCATCTGCGGGAAGCGCTTCAGCCAGAGCGCCACCCTCATCACGCACCAGCGGACCCACACCGGGGAGAGGCCCTACAAGTGCCTGGAGTGCGGGGAGAGCTTCAGACAGAGCCCCCACCTCAGCCGGCACCAGAGAGTCCACAGAAATAAACTCCCGTCTGTTTGA